One segment of Rosa chinensis cultivar Old Blush chromosome 6, RchiOBHm-V2, whole genome shotgun sequence DNA contains the following:
- the LOC112170337 gene encoding uncharacterized protein LOC112170337 gives MSIALDRIGDVAPSSGFMHGGAMSFGLIFESSPGEDRAPAVASSSSTSIGKNSDGLSDEGDEENDEAQSSYNGPLDMMEALEEVLPIRRGISKFYNYKSKSFTSLADVSTSSSIKEIAKPDNAYTRKRRNLLASNLFWDKNRNSPLSCRGGISKSSSKRTITASQSTLALAVAMCSSETSPSTSGDSNSSSLTPPSFNKLGNHVAWRSLSLADLQECATSAAVNTTSRFFPSKPNLQP, from the exons ATGTCGATCGCATTGGATAGGATCGGTGATGTCGCGCCCTCGTCTGGCTTCATGCACGGTGGGGCCATGTCTTTTGGCTTGATATTCGAGTCGTCGCCGGGAGAGGATAGAGCTCCGGCCGTTGCGTCTTCCTCGTCGACGTCGATTGGGAAGAACAGCGACGGGTTGTCGGACGAAGGCGACGAGGAAAATGACGAGGCTCAGAGCTCGTATAATGGTCCTTTGGATATGATGGAGGCTTTGGAGGAGGTTTTGCCTATCAG GAGAGGCATCTCCAAGTTCTATAACTACAAATCCAAGTCCTTCACGAGTCTGGCAGATGTTTCAACTTCTTCCTCCATTAAAGAGATTGCGAAGCCAGATAATGCCTATACCAGGAAACGCAGGAACCTGCTCGCTTCGAATCTCTTCTGGGACAAGAATCGGAATTCCCCACTGAGTTGTAGGGGTGGGATATCAAAGTCCTCCTCAAAGAGAACAATCACCGCAAGTCAAAGCACCTTGGCTTTGGCCGTGGCAATGTGCAGCTCGGAAACCAGTCCCAGTACAAGTGGTGATTCCAATTCAAGCTCCCTTACTCCTCCATCCTTCAATAAACTCGGAAATCACGTTGCTTGGCGATCATTATCCTTGGCTGATTTGCAAGAATGTGCCACTTCTGCAGCTGTAAATACCACTTCTCGCTTCTTTCCTTCAAAACCAAATTTGCAGCCCTGA
- the LOC112174024 gene encoding endoglucanase 16 — MHVGKPSAIIVVWLALFEGLLLCVNADLNYKDALTKSIIFLEAQRSGKLPPNHRPKWRGDSALDDGKLVNVDLSGGYYDAGDNVKYGLPMAFTITTLSWAAIQYNSELKATGELQNVMDGIKWGTDYFFKAISKHKLYVQVGDPNLDHQCWVRPEEMRTPRTVYRIDENTPGSEIAGETSAAMAAASIAFRSTDQVYARRLLNKAKLLFQMAKTHKGTYDGECPFYCSFSGYNDELLWAATWLYMATKRPEYLTYIHEEAIPATVAEFSWDLKYAGAQVLVSKLFFEGEKELENYKNQADSYICSNLPESPYMQVHTTPAGMVHLRDGANSQYVTGTAMVFSVYSDILARHNQKVICSDKQFDSTHLMAFAKKQIDLLLGNNPNGKSYMVGFGSNPPTQAHHRGASIPVGADTSQVSCPMSFVYWYNKDTPNPNELTGAILGGPDKDDKFNDKRWESAMTEPCTYVNSLAVGVLAKLATKSIA; from the exons ATGCATGTGGGTAAACCCTCGGCGATCATTGTTGTGTGGCTCGCACTCTTTGAAGGACTCCTCCTCTGTGTAAATGCTGATTTGAATTACAAGGATGCGCTAACCAAGTCCATCATCTTCCTTGAGGCACAAAGGTCAGGGAAGCTCCCTCCTAATCACAGACCAAAATGGAGAGGAGACTCCGCCCTCGACGATGGAAAACTAGTAAAT GTGGACCTTTCTGGGGGATATTATGATGCCGGCGACAATGTCAAGTACGGACTTCCGATGGCTTTTACGATCACAACCCTGTCGTGGGCCGCCATCCAATACAATTCGGAGCTAAAGGCTACGGGCGAATTGCAAAATGTCATGGACGGCATTAAATGGGGAACCGATTACTTTTTCAAAGCTATTTCCAAACACAAGTTGTACGTTCAAGTAGGAGACCCCAATCTAGACCATCAATGTTGGGTTCGACCAGAAGAGATGAGGACACCAAGAACTGTGTATAGGATCGATGAGAACACTCCCGGATCAGAAATTGCAGGTGAAACCTCAGCTGCAATGGCTGCTGCTTCCATCGCGTTCAGATCCACTGATCAGGTCTATGCTCGTCGTCTCCTCAACAAAGCCAAGCTG CTCTTCCAAATGGCCAAAACTCATAAAGGAACTTACGACGGAGAGTGCCCTTTCTACTGctccttctccggctacaat GACGAGCTATTGTGGGCAGCGACATGGTTGTATATGGCCACCAAAAGACCAGAGTACTTAACTTACATACACGAAGAGGCCATTCCCGCTACCGTGGCTGAGTTTAGCTGGGATCTTAAGTATGCTGGAGCTCAAGTCCTTGTCTCCaag CTGTTCTTTGAGGGCGAAAAGGAACTAGAAAACTACAAGAACCAAGCAGACAGCTACATTTGCTCGAACCTCCCCGAGAGTCCATACATGCAAGTCCACACCACTCCGGCCGGTATGGTCCACCTCAGAGACGGGGCCAACTCTCAATATGTCACCGGGACCGCCATGGTGTTCAGCGTCTACAGCGACATTCTAGCCCGACACAACCAAAAGGTCATATGTTCCGATAAACAGTTCGATAGCACCCACCTTATGGCCTTCGCTAAGAAACAAATCGACCTATTGCTAGGCAACAACCCTAACGGCAAATCCTACATGGTTGGCTTCGGCAGCAACCCCCCGACACAGGCGCACCACCGGGGTGCGTCGATTCCCGTGGGGGCTGATACCAGCCAGGTCAGCTGCCCCATGAGCTTCGTGTACTGGTACAACAAGGATACACCAAACCCTAACGAGCTGACCGGTGCCATCTTGGGAGGGCCTGACAAGGACGATAAGTTCAACGACAAGCGGTGGGAGTCTGCGATGACTGAGCCATGCACCTACGTCAATTCACTAGCGGTTGGGGTCTTGGCAAAGCTCGCAACCAAGTCTATTGCGTGA